Proteins encoded within one genomic window of Bombus pyrosoma isolate SC7728 linkage group LG13, ASM1482585v1, whole genome shotgun sequence:
- the LOC122574367 gene encoding piggyBac transposable element-derived protein 4-like — MVTYTSIGQVDPAYWLFIENSQNCYKPGANITIDEQLSPIKARCRFTQYLPNKPDKFGIKFWLAPDVQTKYILNGFPCLEKNENRAPSQLLGEFVVLKLIEPYSMMGRTITTDNCFTSLSLAYKLLAKRTTLVGIIRGNRRELPKICKTKKDTMARFSSLLYRSNEITLAIYKSKPRKKVFIPSSKHKTVKIGKSEKGLPETVEFCNKTKFEVYIADQMAKKYSVKSGSRRWPLQVFFNILDLASIDAWILYKETTGEQISRKEFMFQLADELAADNEKSRVEQRASEIQKRCQKNSNLMKE, encoded by the exons ATGGTTACTTATACCAGTATAGGACAAGTTGACCCGGCATATTGGCTG tttattgaaaatagCCAGAATTGCTATAAACCTGGTGCAAACATTACGATAGACGAGCAACTTTCCCCAATCAAAGCCAGATGCAGGTTTACACAATATTTACCGAATAAGCCCGACAAATTCGGAATTAAATTTTGGCTGGCACCTGatgttcaaacaaaatatattctaaatgGGTTTCCTTGtttagaaaagaatgaaaaccGAGCACCATCGCAACTTCTGGGTGAATTTGTGGTACTCAAACTTATTGAACCGTATAGTATGATGGGAAGAACCATAACGACCGACAATTGTTTTACAAGTTTGTCACTggcatataaattattagccAAAAGAACCACACTGGTTGGCATAATACGCGGAAACAGAAGAGAACTCcctaaaatttgtaaaacgaagAAGGATACTATGGCTCGCTTTTCGTCGCTACTGTATCGATCAAATGAGATTACACTcgcaatttataaaagtaagcCGAGGAAGAAAGTTTTTATCCCGAGCTCAAAACATAAAACCgtcaaaattggaaaaagcgAAAAGGGCTTACCTGAAACGGTCGAATTTTGTAACAAGACAAAATTTGAAGTATATATAGCAGACCAAATGGCAAAAAAATATAGCGTGAAGTCGGGATCAAGAAGATGGCCActtcaagtattttttaatattttagatttagcTAGCATAGATGCCTGGATTTTATATAAGGAAACCACAGGCGAGCAGATATCCAGAAAAGAGTTTATGTTTCAATTGGCAGATGAACTTGCCGCtgacaatgaaaaatcacgAGTGGAACAAAGAGCATCTGAGATCCAAA AACGTTGtcaaaaaaattcaaatttaatgaAGGAGTAA